Proteins encoded in a region of the Calditerrivibrio sp. genome:
- a CDS encoding radical SAM protein encodes MGNFKEIFKLLFKKNISGQLIIQITDHCNATCPQCGMNKNNSYKRWSLPRDEVLRIIDEAVFADIKAISFTGGEPLLLQDELFSYIRYASSKGIIFTRTGTNGFIFMGHTKSDFEQRIHRLAQRIKASNLYTFWISIDTYDVEKHESNRGLFGVIKGIEKGLKIFEQYSLYPSVNLGINRLIETGSQKYDLNGKFNPDQFYESYSLGLTKFFKFVIDLGFTIANLCYPMSFDGAVYRAESSERLVKYDEEEKKVLFRVIYDTIPKFRDKIRIFTPLSSINVLMAQYKGVPLKNFSCRGGKDFFFVDSTGETYPCGFLSDHRLGVFHRRIEKVNFECVKCDWECFRDPSVLFSPLINLKRFPIHQINDIFKNNTFYRDWVKDLLYYRKCGFFNMHSPKSF; translated from the coding sequence ATGGGAAATTTTAAAGAGATATTTAAGTTGCTGTTTAAAAAGAACATTTCAGGGCAATTGATTATCCAGATCACTGACCATTGTAATGCCACATGTCCCCAATGTGGTATGAACAAAAACAATAGTTATAAAAGATGGTCATTACCCCGGGATGAGGTTTTAAGGATTATTGATGAGGCTGTTTTTGCTGACATAAAGGCCATATCCTTTACTGGTGGGGAGCCTTTGCTACTGCAGGATGAGCTTTTTTCATACATAAGATATGCAAGTTCAAAAGGTATAATATTTACCAGAACAGGTACAAACGGTTTTATTTTTATGGGACATACTAAAAGTGATTTCGAGCAGAGGATCCATAGGTTGGCTCAGAGAATAAAAGCATCAAACCTATATACCTTCTGGATTAGTATAGATACCTATGATGTAGAAAAACATGAGTCAAACAGGGGGCTATTTGGTGTTATAAAAGGTATTGAAAAAGGTCTTAAGATTTTTGAACAGTATTCCTTGTACCCATCTGTAAATCTGGGGATAAATAGGTTAATTGAGACAGGTAGTCAAAAGTATGACTTAAATGGGAAATTTAATCCTGATCAGTTTTATGAGAGCTATAGTTTAGGCTTAACTAAGTTTTTTAAGTTTGTTATAGATTTAGGTTTTACTATTGCAAATCTTTGCTATCCTATGAGTTTTGATGGTGCTGTTTACAGGGCAGAATCCTCCGAGAGACTTGTAAAATATGATGAGGAAGAAAAAAAGGTACTGTTTAGAGTTATTTATGATACGATCCCTAAGTTTCGCGATAAAATCAGGATATTTACCCCCTTAAGCTCCATAAATGTGTTAATGGCCCAATACAAAGGAGTTCCTTTGAAAAACTTTAGCTGTAGGGGTGGTAAAGATTTCTTTTTTGTAGATAGCACAGGGGAGACATACCCTTGTGGGTTTTTATCAGATCATAGATTGGGTGTTTTTCATAGAAGGATTGAAAAAGTCAACTTTGAGTGTGTTAAATGCGATTGGGAATGTTTTAGAGATCCATCAGTATTGTTTTCACCTCTGATCAATCTAAAACGATTTCCCATACATCAAATAAACGATATCTTTAAAAACAATACTTTTTACAGAGATTGGGTAAAAGACCTTTTATATTACCGAAAATGTGGTTTTTTCAATATGCATAGCCCCAAAAGTTTTTAA
- a CDS encoding CinA family nicotinamide mononucleotide deamidase-related protein: MVQAAIVAIGSEIFTGSIVDTNSSYLAKRLTELGIEVNTIMPLPDDLERMVETFRRLLGENMLLFTTGGLGPTFDDLTAEGIAKATGRSLVFNEIAYGHILNLLNKRGVAVKDSHKRQAYLPEGAILLPNSRGTAMGFVCSFGESYTISMPGIPYEMKTMFENHVVPFIRDKFDIPLIFLKELKFTGVPESDVDDVVRRIGIPEGLSCIINVGKGEIVLRLKSFHEDILENFADRVVKSLEQFYLGLADDTLESILVKRLRDKNMSIAFVESCTGGLVSKKVTDVPGSSSVFKGSVVCYSNESKVDILGVPIELLERSGAVSVETVMAMLNGGKKLFKSDITAAITGIAGPTGGSEDKPVGLVYIALDILGEVEVSKQLFSGDRETIRERSCKYVFDTIIKKLRG; this comes from the coding sequence ATGGTACAGGCAGCCATCGTTGCCATAGGTTCTGAGATATTTACAGGTAGTATCGTTGATACCAACTCTTCGTATCTTGCCAAAAGATTGACGGAGTTGGGAATAGAAGTCAACACAATTATGCCTTTGCCTGATGATCTTGAACGAATGGTTGAGACTTTTCGGCGATTACTCGGGGAAAATATGCTTCTTTTTACTACTGGTGGGCTTGGGCCCACTTTTGATGATCTAACAGCTGAAGGCATTGCAAAAGCCACCGGTAGATCCCTTGTTTTTAATGAGATAGCCTATGGGCATATACTTAATCTCTTGAATAAAAGAGGTGTTGCTGTTAAGGATTCCCATAAGCGTCAGGCATATCTCCCTGAGGGAGCCATATTGTTGCCCAACAGTAGAGGTACTGCGATGGGGTTTGTTTGTAGTTTTGGGGAATCATATACCATTTCGATGCCGGGTATCCCCTATGAAATGAAGACAATGTTTGAGAATCATGTGGTACCTTTTATCAGAGATAAATTTGATATACCCTTAATATTTTTAAAAGAACTAAAGTTTACTGGTGTCCCAGAATCGGATGTGGATGACGTTGTAAGGCGCATAGGTATACCTGAAGGTTTGTCGTGTATTATAAATGTTGGAAAAGGTGAGATTGTTTTAAGATTAAAGAGCTTTCATGAAGATATACTTGAAAATTTTGCTGATAGAGTCGTAAAAAGTTTAGAACAGTTTTATCTGGGTTTGGCTGATGATACCCTTGAATCTATACTTGTGAAAAGATTAAGGGATAAAAACATGTCTATCGCGTTTGTAGAAAGCTGTACAGGGGGACTTGTATCAAAAAAGGTTACAGATGTTCCCGGTTCTTCATCAGTGTTTAAAGGTTCTGTGGTCTGTTATTCCAATGAATCAAAGGTTGACATCTTGGGTGTTCCCATTGAGCTTTTAGAGAGATCTGGGGCAGTAAGTGTAGAAACAGTAATGGCCATGTTAAATGGTGGTAAAAAGCTTTTTAAGTCCGATATCACTGCTGCAATTACCGGCATTGCAGGGCCGACAGGAGGTAGTGAGGATAAACCAGTAGGGCTTGTGTATATTGCTTTGGATATTTTGGGTGAAGTGGAGGTGTCCAAACAGTTGTTTTCAGGAGATAGAGAGACGATAAGGGAAAGAAGCTGTAAATATGTATTTGATACTATAATAAAAAAACTGAGAGGATAA
- the hisH gene encoding imidazole glycerol phosphate synthase subunit HisH → MIAIVDYGMGNLKSVYNAFKMIGFDVAIVSDEKAIINADRVVLPGVGAFGDCMNGLVERGLLESIKGFIATGKPFLGICVGMQLLFEKSYEFGEQKGLGYFRGTVQRFPGREGFKVPHMGWNMIKKLTDHPLLSGIADGAYLYFVHSYYAPVVENTVAVCNYIEDFTAMVVKGNIAGVQFHPEKSQKIGLSILKNFGEWRC, encoded by the coding sequence ATGATAGCCATTGTTGATTATGGAATGGGTAATTTAAAGAGCGTTTACAACGCCTTTAAAATGATTGGTTTTGATGTGGCTATAGTTTCAGATGAAAAGGCGATTATAAATGCTGACAGAGTAGTGTTGCCGGGTGTTGGTGCTTTTGGTGATTGTATGAATGGACTTGTTGAAAGAGGGCTTCTGGAAAGTATCAAGGGTTTCATCGCAACTGGTAAGCCTTTTTTGGGGATATGTGTAGGGATGCAATTGCTTTTTGAAAAAAGCTATGAGTTTGGAGAACAAAAGGGGCTCGGGTATTTTAGGGGGACAGTACAGAGGTTTCCCGGTAGAGAGGGTTTCAAAGTACCTCATATGGGGTGGAATATGATAAAAAAGCTCACGGATCACCCTTTGCTATCGGGTATTGCAGATGGTGCATATCTTTATTTCGTTCATTCTTATTATGCTCCGGTGGTGGAAAATACTGTAGCTGTTTGCAATTATATAGAGGATTTTACTGCTATGGTTGTAAAAGGTAACATAGCAGGTGTCCAATTTCACCCTGAAAAGAGCCAGAAGATAGGGCTAAGTATTCTTAAGAACTTTGGAGAGTGGAGATGTTGA
- a CDS encoding phosphatidylglycerophosphatase A yields the protein MDKFYTTLATGFFTGYLSVAPGTVGTLVAIPLYFLVSLFFAKWVVFLFGLFLVVGGYFAANYYASISDEKDPREIVIDEIAAFYMLIFFAPLGTFTMVIKLPILFALFRFFDIVKLYPSNLVERFEGGLGIMLDDFVAAVYALIVYLIILWAL from the coding sequence ATGGATAAATTTTATACTACGTTAGCTACAGGTTTTTTTACTGGTTATTTAAGTGTAGCACCTGGTACTGTTGGGACACTTGTGGCTATACCGTTGTACTTTTTGGTCAGTCTGTTCTTTGCAAAATGGGTTGTATTTCTTTTTGGTCTTTTCCTTGTAGTTGGAGGTTATTTTGCTGCTAATTATTACGCTTCTATCTCTGATGAAAAGGACCCTCGGGAGATTGTGATTGATGAGATTGCTGCCTTTTATATGTTGATATTTTTTGCTCCTCTTGGAACCTTCACTATGGTGATCAAACTACCTATTCTTTTCGCTCTATTTAGGTTTTTTGATATTGTTAAGCTATATCCTTCTAATCTCGTGGAAAGATTTGAGGGTGGATTGGGTATTATGTTGGATGATTTTGTAGCTGCAGTATATGCACTGATAGTATATTTAATTATACTCTGGGCTTTATAG
- a CDS encoding protoglobin domain-containing protein, translating to MQNYSLTEKDIQNLMEMNKFMQEYADQYISDFYDHMLVKIKLPESMTPDIIQNHQEMLKKWYLKFFEGKIDNKYLEYLVNIGNAHIKYSISQDMFNAMANWSRQWFHEKIFQNVTDDIKRKELLFSMHKLMDINKDVISDAYYTTEIKKYSVFLTLRDFVISISERIEFITQIIILSFLIFLTIAAAGYFTVDIILLMKQKPDYFIIKALSSLLMIWVLSELLYTEINIIKGAKFKISTFVGVALIAFVRDLLIITLEHSGNIEKVALIIISIAVLGIIYWLVTITENRDKVRRQ from the coding sequence ATCCAAAACTATTCCCTTACAGAAAAAGATATCCAAAACCTCATGGAGATGAATAAGTTCATGCAGGAGTATGCAGATCAGTATATATCAGATTTCTACGATCACATGCTTGTTAAAATAAAATTACCAGAATCGATGACCCCTGATATTATTCAAAATCACCAAGAGATGTTGAAAAAATGGTACCTAAAGTTTTTTGAAGGCAAAATAGATAACAAATACCTTGAATATTTAGTAAATATAGGTAATGCTCACATTAAATATTCCATATCCCAAGATATGTTCAATGCCATGGCAAACTGGTCAAGGCAATGGTTCCATGAAAAAATCTTCCAAAACGTTACTGATGACATAAAAAGGAAAGAGTTGCTCTTCTCCATGCACAAACTTATGGATATAAACAAAGATGTTATTTCAGATGCTTATTATACCACAGAGATAAAAAAGTATTCAGTATTTCTTACCTTAAGGGATTTTGTCATTTCTATAAGTGAAAGAATAGAATTTATCACCCAGATAATCATACTATCTTTTTTAATATTTCTTACCATTGCTGCCGCTGGCTATTTCACGGTTGACATTATATTACTTATGAAACAAAAACCTGATTACTTTATTATAAAAGCATTGAGCTCACTACTTATGATCTGGGTACTTTCGGAACTACTTTATACAGAAATCAATATTATTAAAGGCGCAAAATTTAAAATCAGTACTTTTGTGGGTGTTGCACTTATAGCATTTGTAAGGGATCTTTTGATAATAACATTAGAACACAGTGGGAATATTGAAAAAGTTGCTCTTATCATCATTTCCATAGCAGTGCTTGGTATTATCTACTGGCTGGTGACTATTACTGAAAATAGGGATAAAGTGAGGAGACAATAA
- the hisB gene encoding imidazoleglycerol-phosphate dehydratase HisB — MGRRSEILRLTNETEIKVVLELDEKKESKIFTGCGFLDHMLDLFAKHGGFGLEVYAKGDSHIDWHHTFEDIGISLGKAFYEALGDKKGIVRYGFFLLTMDETLVEVALDFGGRAYLNYDVKFYVGKVGDVDVELFKEFFKAFSDNAKCNLHIIKRYGENTHHIVEGIFKAVARSIKTAVTIEGDQIPSTKGVLE; from the coding sequence GTGGGAAGAAGATCAGAGATCCTCAGGTTGACAAATGAAACGGAGATTAAAGTTGTATTGGAGTTGGATGAAAAGAAAGAATCTAAGATCTTTACCGGCTGTGGCTTTTTAGACCATATGCTGGATCTTTTTGCAAAGCATGGCGGATTTGGATTAGAGGTATATGCTAAGGGTGATTCCCATATAGATTGGCACCATACCTTTGAAGACATAGGTATCTCTTTGGGTAAAGCGTTTTACGAAGCGTTAGGGGATAAAAAAGGAATAGTTAGATATGGATTTTTTCTTCTGACAATGGACGAAACCCTTGTAGAGGTAGCGTTGGACTTTGGGGGTAGAGCCTATTTAAATTATGATGTTAAGTTTTATGTTGGGAAGGTAGGGGATGTGGATGTGGAGCTTTTTAAGGAGTTTTTTAAAGCTTTTTCTGACAATGCTAAATGTAATCTTCATATCATAAAGAGATATGGAGAAAACACTCATCATATAGTAGAGGGGATATTCAAAGCTGTAGCAAGAAGCATCAAAACTGCTGTAACTATTGAAGGGGATCAAATTCCTTCCACAAAGGGAGTTTTGGAATGA
- the hisA gene encoding 1-(5-phosphoribosyl)-5-[(5-phosphoribosylamino)methylideneamino]imidazole-4-carboxamide isomerase, giving the protein MLIIPAIDLLGGKVVRLEKGDMDKFKVYSNDPVEVAKRFEEYGVSRLHVVDLDGAKKGDTVNYHIIESIVKNTSLSLDVGGGIRSIEKCDQYLGLGVDYVVLGTAVIKNPEFTKEALKKYPGKIILGIDAKDGYVATDGWYEKSDLTAVDVVKIYEGFDVAAIIYTDISRDGMLTGVNVDATVHLSRQTKQKIIASGGVKGEEDIFELARFGIYGCIIGKAYYEGRLDIKKILEKMK; this is encoded by the coding sequence ATGTTGATAATTCCAGCTATCGATTTATTGGGGGGTAAGGTGGTACGCCTTGAAAAAGGGGATATGGATAAGTTTAAGGTCTATTCAAATGATCCTGTAGAGGTGGCAAAAAGATTTGAGGAGTATGGGGTGTCGAGGCTCCATGTGGTGGATCTGGATGGGGCAAAGAAGGGTGATACTGTAAATTATCATATTATCGAATCGATTGTAAAAAATACCAGCTTATCTTTGGATGTGGGTGGTGGCATAAGAAGTATTGAAAAGTGTGATCAATATCTTGGGCTTGGTGTGGATTATGTGGTATTAGGCACTGCGGTAATAAAAAATCCTGAATTTACCAAAGAAGCGTTGAAAAAATATCCCGGTAAGATTATACTTGGAATAGATGCAAAAGATGGTTACGTGGCAACAGACGGATGGTATGAGAAAAGTGATTTAACAGCGGTGGATGTGGTAAAAATATATGAAGGGTTCGATGTGGCGGCCATCATTTATACAGATATAAGTCGAGATGGGATGTTAACTGGGGTTAATGTGGATGCTACTGTACACTTGTCCCGCCAGACTAAACAAAAGATTATAGCTTCAGGGGGGGTAAAGGGTGAGGAAGATATCTTTGAGTTAGCAAGATTTGGTATCTATGGTTGTATTATAGGTAAGGCGTATTATGAGGGCAGATTGGATATTAAAAAGATATTAGAAAAAATGAAATAG
- a CDS encoding DUF839 domain-containing protein produces the protein MFKKTIIGTAVIASMFLMSGCGGDSNGVPQTKNIVSAEFQEVSVPVTDDEIVSVRVSNKLIVKYDDGSSQEYPLSYNEILKTGTTLGVAVFGQLLDVNKQPFKNLAYSMDYVSYNPDANSILNIGGKYYLITHFEEPGGMLYKTELDPVTLKAKNTENIDFSSVDGTLINCAGTRTPWNTHLGGEEDYNLNTIYADNASPYYTICQKDNNTGYFNGNNSNGKGDYFCQYVGSMQRYLLDLNIDVTKGYHGDRFNPYKYGYNVEVKVNDNGTIQVAKHYITGKYTPEQAIIMPDNKTMYLSDDGSYKGLYKLVLDKPQTTFSSNWCGTLYAAKLDQYDSQNGGTFLVNWIKLGTSCDNDIKKLIDKKLIVSDIFDIDANIKSIDNASLCKTDLGYSFIVEDGMAQCLRLKVGQNRSNKFSNDNEVKLAAAFLETRRYAGILGATIEFEKGEGLAYNHDENKVYIAISSIRAGMSDNLGDIRLTTNDCGGVYELGLDNYYNAYYMKGLVLGSPLKDGDPGSDKNRCDVNKIANPDNIRYIGRNILLIGEDTSNHLNNMAWAYNLKTKKLTRIATVPTGAEVTGVFEVGNINNNYVITLNIQHPFVDKFRNVKGDVVNQKYLDQNTDKKKGIVGLIKGIPAGIFSER, from the coding sequence ATGTTCAAAAAAACTATTATCGGTACCGCTGTAATAGCTTCAATGTTTTTGATGTCTGGATGTGGTGGTGATTCTAATGGTGTTCCACAAACCAAAAATATTGTATCGGCTGAGTTTCAGGAAGTTAGTGTTCCTGTTACAGATGATGAAATTGTTTCTGTGAGAGTTAGTAATAAACTTATTGTGAAGTATGATGATGGTTCTTCTCAAGAATACCCTTTGTCTTATAATGAAATTTTAAAAACAGGAACAACATTGGGTGTTGCAGTTTTCGGGCAATTGTTGGATGTTAATAAACAACCATTTAAAAACTTAGCTTATAGTATGGATTATGTATCATATAATCCCGATGCTAACAGTATTTTAAACATAGGTGGTAAATATTATTTGATAACACATTTTGAGGAACCAGGTGGTATGTTGTATAAGACAGAACTTGATCCTGTTACTTTAAAAGCTAAAAATACTGAAAATATAGATTTTTCCTCAGTTGATGGTACATTAATAAATTGTGCTGGGACAAGAACGCCTTGGAATACACATTTGGGTGGTGAAGAAGATTATAATTTAAATACTATTTATGCTGATAATGCTTCACCTTATTATACTATCTGTCAAAAAGATAACAACACAGGTTATTTTAATGGTAATAATTCAAATGGAAAAGGTGATTATTTTTGTCAGTATGTTGGTTCAATGCAAAGGTACCTGCTTGATTTAAACATTGATGTTACTAAAGGTTATCATGGAGATAGATTCAATCCATATAAATATGGATATAATGTTGAGGTTAAGGTGAATGATAATGGTACGATACAAGTAGCAAAACACTATATCACTGGAAAATATACTCCTGAACAAGCTATCATCATGCCTGATAATAAGACAATGTATTTGAGTGATGATGGATCATATAAAGGTCTTTATAAATTAGTCTTAGATAAGCCACAAACAACTTTTAGCTCAAACTGGTGTGGCACTCTATATGCAGCTAAATTAGATCAATATGACAGCCAAAACGGTGGAACATTTTTGGTTAACTGGATTAAGTTGGGTACTAGCTGTGATAACGATATTAAAAAGCTTATTGATAAGAAATTGATAGTTAGTGATATATTTGATATTGATGCTAATATCAAGAGTATTGATAATGCAAGCTTATGTAAGACTGATTTAGGATATTCCTTTATTGTGGAAGATGGGATGGCTCAATGTTTAAGACTCAAAGTTGGACAAAACAGATCAAATAAATTTAGCAATGATAATGAGGTGAAATTGGCAGCAGCTTTTTTAGAAACAAGAAGATATGCTGGTATATTGGGAGCAACTATTGAATTTGAAAAAGGTGAGGGTTTGGCTTATAACCATGATGAGAATAAGGTCTATATTGCCATATCTTCTATAAGAGCTGGTATGTCTGATAATTTAGGAGATATTAGACTTACAACTAATGATTGTGGAGGTGTTTATGAGCTTGGATTGGATAACTATTACAATGCTTATTATATGAAAGGCTTGGTGTTGGGTAGCCCATTAAAAGATGGTGATCCAGGAAGTGATAAAAATCGTTGTGATGTAAATAAAATTGCTAATCCAGATAATATAAGATATATTGGTAGGAACATTTTACTGATAGGAGAAGATACATCTAATCATTTAAATAACATGGCATGGGCATATAACTTAAAAACTAAAAAATTAACAAGGATAGCTACAGTACCTACAGGTGCTGAGGTTACGGGAGTTTTTGAAGTAGGCAATATTAATAATAATTATGTTATAACTCTTAACATCCAGCATCCATTTGTTGATAAGTTTAGAAATGTAAAGGGAGATGTAGTAAATCAGAAATATCTTGATCAAAACACAGATAAGAAAAAGGGAATAGTAGGATTGATCAAGGGTATACCTGCAGGGATCTTTTCTGAGAGGTAA
- the secA gene encoding preprotein translocase subunit SecA, which yields MINTLLKKIFGNSEDKYLKKITPIVQQINSLEPEISKLSNSELKEKTKYFKILLSEGKDLDDILVEAFATVREVAKRTLDMRHFDVQLIGGYVLHKGGIAEMKTGEGKTLVATLALYLNALTGKGAHLVTVNDYLAKRDALWMGPIYLFLGLSVGVIQQNGSFLVSWDNQEKFTTKLIPCERKEAYAADITYGTNNEFGFDYLRDNMKYSLDEYCQKYLHFAIVDEVDSILIDEARTPLIISGPTELSVDTYYHIDKVIRQLTKDIDYIVNEKDKIVKLTYEGINKIEKILNIQNLYDAKNIDLLHYINNSLRAHNLFHKDVDYVVQDGQVIIVDEFTGRLMPGRRYSDGLHQAIEAKENVKIESENQTLASITFQNFFRMYEKLAGMTGTALTEAQEFMEIYGLRVVPIPPNKKMIRIDHPDQIYKTAKEKYDAIVKEIISMHKQGRPVLVGTVSIDKSEYLSKLLSKKLVPHQVLNAKHHEKEAAIIANAGAKGAVTIATNMAGRGTDIKINDEVKALGGLHIIGTERHESRRIDNQLRGRSGRQGDPGSSRFFLSLEDDLLRIFGSEKISFIMDKLGMKDGEPIEHPLINKAIENAQKKVEGIHFEIRKHLLEYDNVMNQQRKIIYSLRRSILSDEDIEKVIIEKIENLVSNLIEDFIINAEEQDYDGLKEELHKTFDIEMPDLPSVSRKNVEPLKNKIIELALEKLNTKKDLLGEHFKPVVRFVMINVLDSKWKEHLLMMDHLRDSVGLRGYGQKDPLIEYKKESFNIFSDMMRRLYHETIELVFHVQIRSEESLDLKEETPKNIKEERRDIFSEEDLESNEKHTPIRRDTPKVGRNDPCPCGSGKKYKKCCGNDEEQAELTS from the coding sequence ATGATAAATACTCTTTTAAAAAAGATCTTCGGTAACAGCGAAGATAAATATCTAAAAAAGATCACACCCATTGTCCAACAGATAAATAGTTTAGAGCCAGAAATATCAAAACTTTCAAACAGCGAACTCAAGGAGAAAACTAAGTATTTCAAAATACTGCTTTCCGAAGGGAAAGATCTCGATGATATCTTGGTGGAAGCTTTTGCCACAGTAAGAGAGGTAGCCAAAAGAACTTTAGATATGAGACACTTCGATGTTCAGCTCATAGGTGGATATGTCCTTCACAAAGGTGGGATTGCAGAGATGAAAACCGGTGAGGGGAAAACACTCGTGGCCACTTTAGCCCTTTATCTAAACGCCCTTACTGGTAAAGGTGCCCATTTAGTAACAGTAAACGACTACCTCGCCAAAAGAGATGCCCTCTGGATGGGTCCAATATACCTTTTTTTAGGTTTATCTGTAGGTGTAATCCAACAAAATGGCAGCTTTCTGGTCAGCTGGGATAATCAAGAAAAGTTTACCACAAAATTGATACCCTGTGAGAGGAAAGAGGCTTACGCCGCCGATATTACCTATGGTACGAACAATGAGTTTGGTTTTGACTATTTAAGGGATAATATGAAATATAGCCTTGATGAATATTGTCAAAAATACCTACACTTTGCAATTGTGGATGAAGTAGATAGTATCCTCATAGATGAGGCAAGGACTCCTCTTATTATAAGTGGCCCTACAGAGCTTTCTGTGGATACCTATTATCATATCGACAAGGTAATCAGACAACTCACAAAAGATATCGACTACATAGTTAACGAAAAGGATAAAATCGTAAAACTCACTTACGAGGGTATAAATAAAATCGAAAAAATTCTCAACATCCAAAACCTATATGACGCAAAAAACATAGATCTATTACATTATATAAATAACTCCCTACGGGCACACAATCTATTCCACAAAGATGTGGACTATGTAGTTCAGGATGGTCAAGTGATTATTGTTGACGAATTCACCGGTCGCCTCATGCCCGGTAGAAGGTACTCCGATGGTCTACATCAGGCTATCGAAGCCAAAGAGAATGTGAAAATTGAAAGTGAAAACCAAACCCTTGCCTCGATCACATTCCAAAACTTTTTTAGGATGTATGAAAAATTAGCAGGTATGACAGGTACAGCCCTCACAGAAGCCCAGGAGTTTATGGAGATCTATGGATTAAGGGTAGTCCCAATCCCACCAAACAAAAAGATGATTAGGATAGATCATCCAGATCAGATATATAAAACCGCCAAAGAGAAGTACGATGCCATAGTAAAAGAGATAATATCTATGCACAAACAGGGTAGACCTGTGCTTGTGGGTACCGTATCGATAGACAAATCTGAGTACCTCAGTAAGCTCCTTTCTAAAAAACTCGTGCCCCATCAGGTGCTCAATGCAAAGCATCATGAAAAAGAAGCTGCCATCATTGCTAATGCCGGCGCCAAAGGCGCTGTCACCATAGCCACCAATATGGCAGGTAGAGGTACAGATATCAAGATAAATGATGAGGTCAAAGCTTTAGGGGGGCTACATATTATAGGAACCGAACGACATGAATCCAGAAGGATCGATAACCAATTAAGGGGTCGTTCGGGTCGTCAGGGAGACCCGGGTTCATCAAGATTTTTTCTTAGTTTGGAGGATGATCTACTAAGAATCTTCGGTTCAGAAAAGATCTCTTTTATAATGGACAAGTTAGGCATGAAGGATGGTGAACCAATTGAACACCCTCTAATAAACAAAGCAATAGAAAACGCCCAAAAAAAGGTAGAAGGGATACATTTTGAAATCAGAAAGCACCTTCTTGAGTACGACAATGTGATGAATCAACAACGAAAGATTATCTACAGCTTGAGAAGGAGTATCCTTTCAGATGAAGATATTGAAAAAGTCATTATTGAAAAAATAGAAAACCTTGTATCAAACTTGATAGAGGACTTTATCATAAATGCAGAAGAACAGGATTACGATGGTCTAAAAGAGGAATTACACAAAACCTTTGATATAGAAATGCCAGATTTGCCAAGTGTAAGCCGAAAAAATGTGGAACCTTTAAAAAACAAAATCATAGAATTAGCCCTTGAAAAACTAAATACAAAAAAAGATCTTTTAGGAGAACATTTCAAACCTGTGGTAAGATTTGTCATGATCAATGTCTTGGACTCAAAATGGAAAGAACATCTGCTTATGATGGATCACCTAAGGGACAGTGTGGGACTAAGGGGGTACGGTCAGAAAGATCCTCTGATAGAATACAAAAAAGAATCCTTCAACATCTTTTCAGATATGATGAGAAGGCTTTACCACGAAACTATCGAGCTTGTTTTCCATGTTCAGATTAGATCTGAGGAGTCACTTGATTTAAAAGAGGAAACCCCCAAAAATATAAAAGAGGAACGAAGGGACATCTTTTCCGAAGAAGATTTAGAATCAAACGAAAAACATACCCCGATAAGAAGAGACACCCCAAAAGTGGGCAGAAACGATCCCTGCCCTTGTGGCAGTGGCAAAAAATATAAAAAATGCTGTGGAAACGATGAAGAACAAGCTGAACTAACAAGCTAA